In Apodemus sylvaticus chromosome 7, mApoSyl1.1, whole genome shotgun sequence, the sequence aatggagtcagacatTTTGCAAACCCCCCAGGAAATATTCAACTGTTTCATTTGCCAGAGCATCTTTATGGATCCAGTCTTCTTAAGgtgtggccataccttctgcaaggcctgtcttatcctttcttcagaagatgttggaatccctgacctctgccctatATGTAGGCAACCATCCAATTGGACATTCAGAAATAGCATCACTATCTGTTACCTGGTATCTGCTGTGAGAAAAAACAGGCTCATGAAGTATTTGCATTCTCAGGATCAAAAGTGCATGACCCACAAGGAGAGAAAGACGACATTCCCTGGTGAGAGCAGGGTCCTCCTCTGTCAATTGTGTTCTGACACCCAGAatcacagaggtcagagacacTGCATCATTGAAGTGCATGTTTGTATGCAAATGGTAAgtgatatttctgaaaaaatctGAGAGCTTGAGAGAGGGAGGCTTAGCAGACTATGTGGAGAGGCTTGTCCTGATTCTGAGGAATCCACTGTGCTCCAAATTTTGCcagtttttaaacaaagaatgagGAATGACGATAAAATACAAACATTCCATGACAGGTGCAGAAGTATAAATGccatttctagtttcatgattcaTTATGTTCATGTCATTGAAAAGTATAATCATaaatatacatctttaaaaactgctttaaaaactgACATGAGACTAAAATCCCAAAAGTACATTGGAATGAGGTGGTTAGAAGCATCTGGGGATCCCAGTCGGATGCTAATTATCCAGACAATCATCATTTTCAGTCCATCACTTTACTTGAGCACAGGGTGGTTGTGATTGTAATTCTATAGTCTGAAATCTAAAGTTccatagttattaaaataaaatagaaacagcacTGTGATTCTTCTTCTACCCTCCATAAATTAATTGTGTTCAGTGCTAGAGTTTGTCATTAGGTAAATTACATTATTTATGTAAGgatgatattcatttatttacttatataattatttacttttatttatttattacagatgaaacttgaaaataaaatggcatctttattgaagAAGATCCAAGAACAGCAGGAGACTCTAAATGCAGAGAGGAGAACAATCTTTCAGTGGTTGGTGGGTATGAGAGTGATGTGTAAAGTCAACCAGATGCAGATATCTTGCAAAGTTGGTCATTCACAATTTGAGGGTCATACATGTGAAGTGATGCTAGGAAATTCTTTTATGTTAACCTTAaattcttaaaggcaaaatccaattttgaacaTAGAGAGAAAAGCCTGGCCGTGTGGCAGAGAAGTTTGAtattacatcttttttaaaaagggaaaagttTGATATTAATAGGCgattttctgagtgtttagcaGAGTACATCAGACTCTATGAACTCCACTTGGAATTTTGGTAACAATGTATGTACAAAGttgcacttttttttcttttttggtttttgagacagggtttttctgtttagccctggcagtcctggaacttactctgtaaactaggctgccctcaaactcacaaatctgcctgcttttgcctctgtTGCTTTTTTGAGTGAACATTGTATCAATCAAAACATTTTTCCCCAGATATCTCAGAATCTCAATTAATAGATGAAAATGGTAAGGGAAAAAAGGatggatttgtttgtttcctctaataataatgaagaaatgtataaaatcaagtgagttacattttctgaaaagtgggGTCAGTAAATCAGTGTGTGCATCACCCTGATGAGATCCTGTAGgtgaatttaaacatagaagaactcAGTGGAGAGGATCAAATACTCTCCAGATGTGATCTAGGATGTCCCTTTTTCTTCAGCACTATGTGGCCCTACGGGGGGAAATGATCAGGTCAGAGTATAGCAAACTACATCCACCCCTcaaagaagaagagaatcaatatatggtgtgtatgaaaaatcaaagcaacactatTTTAGAGGAGTTCAAGAAAAGTGAAGCCATGATGGTCCACAAGAGGAGTCAACTAATAGAAATGTATCAGAAGCTGAAGGCAATGTCTCAGAAGCCATATgaggtgctgctgctgcaggtAGGCATGGAAGAGGGCTTGAAACAGCTTTATTGTCTGAGGCCACACCCGTGACTGTTACATCTGAGATCCCTTTCTATATCCCCTCTACTTATTatcaggttttaagaaaaatctggAGAGATAATTTCTGTAATAACCTAAAATAGCAAGCTTGTTGACATTGTGTCAGAAGTTTCCCCATtgaatatctaattttttttgacTTTGTAGCTTGCTTCATTGAAACCCCAAATTAAGTGATTCTTGTTACCAAACACTCCATTTTACCTCTACTTGGATATTAGTACAGTTTTAAAGTAGTCTACAAAAAGTTTGTTCTTTTTGAAAGCTGtaattttgagatttctttggAGGTGAGGGATTTGATATatgttcttctgtcttcttttcttttgtttttgtttttgtttttgtttttgagatagggtctctcatgTAACtcagtctgtcctggaactcactctgtacaacacgctggcctcgaactcagaaatctacatgtctcccaagtgctgggattaaaggcatgtgccaccacctcccggcagatatatgttcttctttattggcacaatgggcctcagattcacaggattcctgagacctaaacccaaaattctagagttacagatatgaGGCACCATGTAGGGCTTAGGCCTCagttttaaagtatctttaaTGAAAGTATCCCATGCTTTATGTACAAGATCAAAGAAAGTCCTCTTTGCAGACAACTGCGTGTTACAAAGCAGTGTATAACTCCTACCTATATGCTTCTCAAATATTCTCACAGTCTGATTTCATTAAATATTCCTTCCATATGCTAATCCATGTCATTACCCTGGGACCTGAAAATACATTTGCAGGATGAATCAGTGTAGTGACCACTGGcaattatctttatatataaaactttatggactagagagatggctcagtgattaagagcactgactgctcttcaagcagtcctgagttcaagtcccagcagccacattgtggttcacaaccatctgtaatgggatctgatgccctcttctggtgtgtctgaagggagcaagagtgtactcatatacataaaatgaataaataaatctctaaaaaaaatgtatatatagaaCGATATTGTGGGCTGTTCCTTCAGATATCTAaacttctcttgttttgtttgcaggatttggatgacttgttcagaaggtgagtttaatcctcagtgtaagCCAGGATACCCTGAACTAAATTACAAAGCTGAACAAGCCCTCTTAGCAATGTACAAATATACTTCGTATAGCAAATACTTAGTTGTTTATGGATGATGGGTTTGGGATTATATTCATGGATATGATGCCTGTTTGGCGTTACcagacagtgtcttttctttttctctatgaaTGAAGCAGTGTATGTAATGGTCTTGAACTAAAATGTGTCATTTTCAAATCCTAATCATTGACGCCCATGGGCTGTACtttcctggtagtagaagaaaggggctggaagcatgggaaagaggttggtaacaggaagggcttgagagagagcatctaagaggaagccaccctgtctcctgaccatggggtttctttaatatcagaaaatgttctgtgtgaaaaatgttcaggtgtttccttttattaatttgattTGTTAGGAATACCTATGTGAGTGCAAATGTGTGCGGGACACAGAAGCACTCTCAGGAGTCTGTCCTTTCCTTACACCATGGGTTCCTGAGATTGAACTTCAGTTGTCAGGTTATGTGACAAGGGTTTTAATACTTAGCTCCCAGTGAAGatttctcctcagtgctgggatgatGTCTGTAGCACATGACAATCAATAtcttctccttgcaggagtgagtTAGTGCTGCTGACACAGAGAATGAAACCAAAACTCAGTGCCCATCCTAATACAGGGCTGACTGCAAGGTTCAAGTACTTCCAAGGTGAGTGTCAGCACTGATATTATGACCAGAGTTGCCCTTCAATAGTGAGATGACctttgtacaatgaatattttaattccctaaaaaTATATGTCTAGTTAAGCCACATTGTAATCATAtttaggtagattttttttcacaaacaaaGATTAATGAATACCAATTTAATGATGTACATGATTCAGGCTTAAAATATAATATCACTAGTTCCTTGAGACACACAGAATGATTAATTCAAGacagtttaatatatattaagccattaaaatatttgtatgatttctattaaatattttagcaattgatttttttttattttagagacattatttctctttgtatccctggctattctgggactagctctgtaaaccaggctgggctgggactcacagagatccacctgcctctggctctggaaTGCTTTAATTAAAGACATGTGAAACCATGCTCACCTTTCAGTTGAATTTTCACAGTGTATTATactccatagattaaaaattcacaagATATAGTGGCAcctacttgtaatcccagtattaaAAACATGGAATCAGGAGGATTgcccaagagtttgaggccagatagattgacatagtgagttccatgccagtcaAGTGTATATAGCaggaaatcctatctcaaagaatCTACAGAAatgatcacacatgcacatgcacacacaaaacccaaacagaCAAAGTCATATATCACAGGCAATAAAAATACAACAAGTTGATAAGACATGGGGCAGTCTGAATCACACTTGGAGATCAAAATGTGGATTGTAACATCACAAGGAAAGAATATCAGAGCAACCAGGGTTTAATTAAATGCAGACAATTGCTACTAGGGAATAACTTCTAATGCATGCTTAGATTTATCTTACAAATCTGCATAGTgggatgaaaatcaaaaccataagATGAAAGCAATCATGACCTAGGACAAAGGAATAACTTTTCATGGAGACTCAGGGGTACAGCCTTCAGGGGTCCTCATTGCACTGACACAGCTTTTTTGCCTGGTGTAACTAAAGCCCCTGACAGAACTGTGCAGTTCTGTGCTGTGGCTTCTACCTCTGCAGCTTCTATAGATTTTCAAAGCAGTTTTCATTatgtgctcattctgtttctttgggaaacCTCTTGACTTTGATTTACCTGGGCTATACCCACCCTTCCAGTCTTagcctttctatttt encodes:
- the LOC127688731 gene encoding tripartite motif-containing protein 43A-like, with the protein product MESDILQTPQEIFNCFICQSIFMDPVFLRCGHTFCKACLILSSEDVGIPDLCPICRQPSNWTFRNSITICYLVSAVRKNRLMKYLHSQDQKCMTHKERKTTFPGESRVLLCQLCSDTQNHRGQRHCIIEVHVCMQMMKLENKMASLLKKIQEQQETLNAERRTIFQWLHYVALRGEMIRSEYSKLHPPLKEEENQYMVCMKNQSNTILEEFKKSEAMMVHKRSQLIEMYQKLKAMSQKPYEVLLLQDLDDLFRRSELVLLTQRMKPKLSAHPNTGLTARFKYFQVKVFFQNLIIYNCYPSLVFGVRRFTSRPCNEHPFLAVPESYRASWGAESFTTGKHYWELDLKDHEQWAAGVCDNVWLKKRNFEIGSEGAFLLVCLKDGDHYSLLTTCPTFHHHIEKPTGQVGVFLDCEGGCVSFLDVTQSSLIYSYCPGTFHCTVRPYYCTVYT